The following proteins are co-located in the Candidatus Accumulibacter cognatus genome:
- a CDS encoding NfeD family protein: MFSPEWWHWMVLGLSLTMAEMAIPAFFLVWFGIAAAAVGVILLAVPELSLASQFLLWAALSAMLVGLWFRYLKPRTRTAVGTSAANVGGEVGILVSGVTPETRAQVRFQKPILGADVWECYADTAIGAGERVRIVAVEGSYIKVEQAR; encoded by the coding sequence ATGTTTTCGCCCGAATGGTGGCACTGGATGGTCCTCGGACTGAGCCTGACGATGGCCGAAATGGCCATCCCAGCATTTTTTCTGGTCTGGTTCGGCATCGCGGCAGCAGCCGTCGGCGTCATCCTGCTGGCCGTGCCTGAGCTCTCCTTGGCCAGCCAGTTCCTGCTCTGGGCGGCGCTCTCGGCAATGCTGGTCGGTCTCTGGTTTCGCTATCTCAAGCCGCGCACAAGGACCGCTGTCGGCACCTCGGCTGCCAACGTGGGCGGTGAAGTCGGCATCCTGGTCTCTGGAGTCACCCCGGAAACCCGCGCTCAGGTGCGTTTTCAGAAACCGATTCTCGGCGCCGACGTGTGGGAGTGTTACGCCGATACGGCGATCGGGGCGGGTGAGCGGGTTCGCATCGTCGCGGTTGAAGGCAGTTACATCAAAGTGGAGCAAGCAAGATGA
- a CDS encoding TerB family tellurite resistance protein, with amino-acid sequence MFPLLENVSLDAGQSIAATRLLLRIAHVDGVRTAEEVALIRWFHDSGCDDRVDWPAFDSLQATGQTGEFAGIFSEAAERDLVIATCLMVAYADGALTTDELAAVRGVAEEIGMPPARVDELLALVKDYILSQLASLPDAGSVAVVARELG; translated from the coding sequence ATGTTCCCCCTGCTCGAAAACGTATCCCTCGATGCCGGCCAGAGCATCGCCGCGACCCGCCTGCTGTTGCGCATCGCGCATGTCGATGGCGTCAGGACCGCCGAGGAAGTGGCCCTGATTCGCTGGTTCCATGACAGCGGTTGCGACGACCGCGTCGACTGGCCGGCATTCGACAGCCTGCAAGCGACCGGACAGACGGGTGAATTCGCCGGCATCTTCAGCGAGGCGGCGGAGCGCGACCTGGTGATTGCCACCTGTCTGATGGTCGCCTATGCCGACGGCGCGCTGACTACCGATGAACTGGCAGCAGTGCGCGGCGTGGCCGAGGAAATCGGCATGCCGCCAGCGCGCGTGGATGAACTGCTGGCGCTGGTCAAGGACTACATCCTCTCGCAACTGGCCAGCCTGCCCGACGCTGGCTCGGTGGCGGTCGTGGCGCGCGAACTCGGCTGA
- a CDS encoding ATP-binding cassette domain-containing protein: MGNAAVTVAKPAAARPPSVVVRDLVQEYPAPGGGVTRVIDQISLSFDQPGISMLLGPSGCGKSTLLHMLGGVRPMGIETPTAGKVLIDGVECNGPHDDAVMVFQRYANRPDLTVFDNVAFPFRLHLWKARVPEAEWRQRVADILKAVGLADKLKLRPAQLSGGQNQRVALARALVLRPRILLMDEPFGALDAQTREEMQQLLIELYQSWPCLVVFVTHDVTEALVLGDRVIVLSAQPARVADDFVISEARPRSATWQRSREAQALEERILRQLHQASPGRGQVRVTV, encoded by the coding sequence CTGGGAAACGCAGCAGTGACCGTGGCCAAGCCAGCGGCAGCCAGGCCGCCGTCGGTGGTCGTCCGGGACCTCGTGCAGGAATATCCGGCGCCCGGCGGCGGCGTGACGCGGGTCATCGACCAAATCTCGCTGAGCTTCGATCAACCGGGCATCAGTATGCTGCTCGGACCCTCGGGCTGCGGCAAGAGCACCCTGCTGCACATGCTCGGCGGGGTGCGGCCGATGGGTATCGAAACGCCGACGGCGGGCAAGGTCCTGATCGATGGGGTCGAGTGCAACGGCCCGCACGACGATGCGGTGATGGTCTTTCAGCGCTACGCCAATCGGCCGGATCTGACGGTGTTCGACAACGTCGCCTTCCCGTTCCGGCTCCATCTCTGGAAAGCACGGGTACCGGAAGCCGAGTGGCGTCAGCGCGTGGCCGACATCCTCAAGGCGGTCGGACTCGCGGACAAGCTCAAGCTGCGGCCGGCGCAGCTCTCCGGCGGCCAGAACCAGCGCGTTGCGCTGGCGCGCGCACTCGTCCTGCGGCCGCGCATCCTGCTGATGGACGAGCCTTTCGGGGCGCTCGACGCGCAGACGCGCGAGGAAATGCAGCAATTGTTGATCGAGTTGTATCAGTCCTGGCCGTGCCTGGTAGTCTTCGTGACGCACGATGTCACCGAAGCGCTGGTACTCGGCGACCGCGTCATCGTCCTGTCCGCACAGCCGGCGCGCGTTGCCGATGATTTCGTGATCAGCGAAGCACGGCCGCGCTCGGCCACCTGGCAGCGCTCGCGCGAGGCGCAGGCGCTCGAAGAGCGCATTCTCAGGCAACTGCACCAGGCCAGTCCCGGCCGGGGCCAGGTGCGGGTGACGGTGTAG
- a CDS encoding ABC transporter permease subunit, with product MSEFWNPYAPLDGRQRQWLGVGSVLTLLLVWGLLAVSGLVSSTKLPAPWEVVTALSYLSWHEGDSLLLTATLWSVGRLLVAGALVIAIGIPIGIGMGAAPRVNAALSPLVDPFRSAPVVALLPILVMWLGIGETMKIAFLFIGAVVYLIPMVRDAIQAVPQSYWIGARDLGATPWECIHRAVIPMAMPRIADAVIVAFSVMWTYITVAEYVNARQGLGQLIQNARRFSAWDQVFAGIIVIIALALATYQFMVWLKRRLYPWETQQ from the coding sequence ATGAGCGAATTCTGGAACCCCTACGCGCCGCTCGATGGCCGACAGCGGCAATGGCTCGGCGTCGGCTCGGTGCTGACGCTGTTGCTGGTATGGGGCCTGCTGGCGGTCTCTGGACTGGTCAGCTCGACCAAACTGCCGGCGCCCTGGGAGGTGGTCACGGCACTGTCTTATCTGAGCTGGCACGAGGGCGACAGCCTGTTGCTCACCGCGACGCTGTGGTCGGTCGGCCGCTTGCTCGTCGCGGGGGCGCTGGTGATCGCCATCGGCATTCCGATCGGCATCGGCATGGGCGCCGCACCGCGCGTGAACGCCGCCCTGTCACCGCTGGTCGATCCCTTCCGTTCGGCGCCGGTGGTGGCTCTGCTGCCGATCCTGGTGATGTGGCTGGGCATCGGCGAGACGATGAAGATTGCCTTCCTGTTCATCGGCGCCGTGGTCTATCTGATTCCAATGGTCCGTGACGCGATCCAGGCGGTACCGCAGAGCTACTGGATCGGCGCCCGCGACCTTGGCGCGACGCCCTGGGAATGCATCCACCGTGCGGTGATTCCGATGGCCATGCCGCGCATCGCCGATGCCGTGATCGTCGCCTTCTCGGTGATGTGGACCTACATCACCGTCGCCGAATACGTCAATGCACGCCAGGGCCTCGGGCAGTTGATCCAGAATGCCCGGCGCTTCAGCGCCTGGGATCAGGTCTTTGCCGGCATCATCGTGATCATCGCGCTGGCGCTGGCCACCTATCAGTTCATGGTCTGGCTGAAGCGCCGTCTGTATCCCTGGGAAACGCAGCAGTGA
- a CDS encoding ATP-binding protein, with translation MSPGSDGRPALPAWAETLRQKYLAGEASVFVLYRNVFDRYRVGERYYTLLPFLSEVLLKDNKQHIYELSIDLGVRVIQGGSAEEKAELYRHLEGKGLNGIFESLERQMRGQGSSALLIPYAGTLFPAAELHQLSLEERGAFTALHRWSLDEQFANRDNVVILVSESLADLSPALLTHPRVLAIALPMPDRADRHAAIRHYSPGMPAAEAELLADHTAGLRLIQLASIVASEAPQGMSQTQRRTLIASLLQGSPQAAERAEKLAAITAGMTPAEIRQIVDPTRALPESGDPAGEMMALVRQRKRELIEKECAGLIEFIDPRHGLESVGGNEPIKSELLDIARLIQGGERARAPMGLLAVGPMGSGKTFVIKAFLKEAGLSGIALKNFRSKWVGSTEANLDRVLATVKAMGPIALLIDEGDRSFGRQGDDADGGTSSRVIARLKEFMSDPENRGQVLFILLTNRPDKLDTDIKRPGRLDRKIPFFYAETAAERAAVMGAVFERYRVPVDFPEAHLLAACEGLEGYSNADLEALALLAAEFAERAQRIDSPLPSPPDARVRTGAAATPAVSREVLARAIEDFMPPQETAMVGYMEMLAVAETSRRSLLPQRFRSLSAREVQERLAELRRQIQP, from the coding sequence ATGAGCCCCGGCAGCGACGGCCGGCCAGCCCTGCCCGCCTGGGCCGAGACGCTACGCCAGAAATACCTGGCCGGCGAAGCCTCGGTATTCGTTCTCTACCGCAACGTTTTCGACCGTTATCGGGTCGGCGAACGCTATTACACGCTGTTGCCCTTCCTCAGCGAAGTGCTGCTCAAGGACAACAAGCAGCACATCTACGAACTCAGCATCGACCTTGGCGTACGCGTCATTCAGGGCGGCAGCGCTGAAGAGAAGGCAGAACTCTACCGCCATCTTGAAGGCAAGGGACTCAACGGCATCTTCGAGTCGCTCGAACGGCAGATGCGCGGGCAAGGCTCCAGCGCGCTCCTGATTCCCTACGCTGGAACCCTTTTCCCTGCCGCCGAACTGCACCAGCTCTCGCTCGAGGAGCGCGGTGCGTTCACGGCCCTGCATCGCTGGTCGCTGGATGAACAGTTTGCCAATCGCGACAACGTCGTCATCCTGGTCAGCGAATCGCTGGCCGACCTGAGCCCGGCGCTGCTGACGCATCCACGCGTGTTGGCGATCGCGCTGCCGATGCCCGATCGGGCCGATCGGCATGCGGCGATCCGGCACTACTCACCAGGCATGCCGGCAGCCGAGGCCGAGCTACTCGCCGACCACACCGCCGGCCTGCGCCTGATTCAACTGGCCAGCATCGTCGCCAGCGAAGCGCCGCAAGGGATGAGCCAGACGCAGCGGCGGACGCTGATTGCCAGCCTGCTGCAGGGTAGCCCGCAAGCCGCCGAGCGTGCCGAAAAACTGGCCGCGATCACCGCCGGCATGACGCCCGCCGAAATCCGCCAGATCGTCGACCCAACGCGCGCGCTGCCCGAAAGCGGCGATCCTGCGGGCGAAATGATGGCCTTGGTACGCCAGCGCAAACGCGAATTGATCGAAAAGGAATGCGCCGGCCTGATCGAATTCATCGATCCACGGCATGGCCTGGAAAGCGTCGGCGGCAATGAACCGATCAAGAGCGAATTGCTTGACATCGCGCGCCTGATCCAGGGCGGCGAGCGCGCACGCGCACCGATGGGCCTGCTCGCAGTGGGGCCGATGGGCTCCGGCAAAACCTTCGTGATCAAGGCCTTTCTCAAGGAGGCGGGACTTTCCGGAATCGCCCTGAAAAACTTCCGATCGAAATGGGTCGGATCGACGGAGGCCAACCTCGACCGCGTTTTGGCAACCGTCAAGGCGATGGGACCGATCGCGCTGCTCATCGACGAAGGCGACCGCAGCTTCGGCCGGCAAGGTGACGATGCCGACGGCGGCACCAGTTCGCGGGTCATTGCCCGACTCAAGGAATTCATGTCCGATCCCGAGAATCGCGGCCAGGTCCTGTTCATCCTGCTGACCAACCGCCCCGACAAGCTGGATACCGACATCAAGCGCCCCGGCCGCCTCGACCGTAAAATCCCCTTTTTCTACGCCGAGACCGCGGCCGAACGTGCCGCCGTCATGGGCGCCGTTTTCGAGCGCTACCGGGTGCCCGTCGATTTCCCGGAAGCGCACCTGCTGGCCGCCTGCGAGGGGCTCGAAGGCTATTCCAATGCCGACCTGGAAGCCCTTGCCCTGCTCGCCGCCGAGTTCGCCGAGCGAGCGCAGCGGATCGATTCGCCCCTTCCTTCGCCCCCCGATGCGCGCGTACGAACCGGCGCCGCGGCTACCCCGGCCGTCAGCCGGGAGGTCCTCGCGCGCGCCATCGAGGACTTCATGCCACCGCAGGAAACGGCCATGGTGGGCTACATGGAAATGCTCGCGGTGGCCGAAACCTCGCGGCGCTCGCTGTTGCCGCAACGCTTCCGGTCGCTGTCCGCGCGCGAGGTGCAGGAACGACTCGCCGAACTGCGGCGTCAGATCCAACCTTGA
- a CDS encoding PspA/IM30 family protein, with protein MADINFVGRLSNLWSGFVSLWITDVEKRHPEIAYQNAIDSMIEKYGRLKSATAAIMRRREEISARLEKERSELAAISADLNAALATGQDELGIVLIQKKNALEASTKVLDQEMEQASTDAQEAKDSLIQVKAEIQKLKDEKDRMLAQMHSAQARLKIQNQLDGLSVDAEVRALDNVREHIRNTVAEAKMGSELRDSDLDVKLARLRQSSGAITARQQLEEMKRARSVQTDTTGKSM; from the coding sequence ATGGCTGACATCAATTTTGTCGGACGCCTGTCCAACCTCTGGTCGGGCTTTGTTTCGCTGTGGATCACCGATGTGGAAAAGCGTCATCCCGAGATCGCTTACCAGAATGCCATCGACTCGATGATCGAGAAATACGGCAGGCTGAAGAGCGCCACCGCTGCGATCATGCGTCGGCGAGAGGAGATCTCGGCACGACTGGAGAAAGAGCGCAGCGAACTCGCGGCGATCTCGGCCGACCTCAACGCCGCGCTCGCCACTGGCCAGGACGAACTCGGCATCGTGCTGATCCAGAAAAAGAACGCCCTCGAGGCCAGCACCAAGGTGCTCGACCAGGAAATGGAACAGGCCAGCACTGACGCACAAGAGGCAAAGGATTCGCTGATCCAGGTCAAGGCCGAAATTCAGAAGCTCAAGGATGAGAAGGATCGCATGCTGGCGCAGATGCACAGCGCGCAGGCGCGGCTGAAGATTCAGAACCAGCTCGACGGCCTGTCGGTCGATGCCGAAGTGCGGGCGCTCGACAACGTCCGCGAACACATCAGGAATACCGTTGCCGAAGCCAAGATGGGCAGCGAGCTGCGCGATTCCGATCTCGACGTCAAGCTCGCGCGGCTGCGGCAGAGCAGCGGTGCAATCACCGCCCGCCAGCAGCTCGAGGAAATGAAACGCGCGCGCAGCGTTCAGACCGATACCACCGGCAAGTCGATGTGA
- a CDS encoding SPFH/Band 7/PHB domain protein — MTGMTIFSIVFLIFVAVTVANGVRIVPQGEEWIVQRLGKYHSTLLPGLRFIIPYIDIVSYKVTTKDIILDVQEQEVITRDNAVIVVNAIAFIKVTDPVKAVYGVQDYSEAIRNMIMTTLRSIVGEMELDQALSSRDTIKARLKAGVADEALDWGLTVKSVEIQDIKPSQSMQRAMEMQASAERERKAMVTRAEGEKQSMILTAEARLESAKRDAAAQVTLAEASSQAITKVNRAFGDNELPMLYLLGEKYITSLSKIAESDNAKVVLLPADIQSTLRGLFQRVTKNGQ; from the coding sequence ATGACCGGCATGACCATATTTTCGATCGTTTTCCTCATTTTTGTCGCGGTTACCGTCGCCAATGGCGTTCGTATCGTTCCGCAAGGCGAGGAGTGGATCGTGCAGCGCCTCGGCAAGTACCACAGCACGCTGCTGCCAGGACTGCGCTTCATCATTCCCTACATCGATATCGTCTCCTACAAGGTCACCACCAAGGACATCATTCTCGATGTCCAGGAGCAGGAGGTGATCACGCGCGACAATGCGGTGATTGTGGTCAACGCCATCGCCTTCATCAAGGTCACCGACCCGGTGAAAGCCGTCTATGGCGTTCAGGATTACTCTGAAGCGATCCGCAACATGATCATGACCACCCTACGCTCGATCGTCGGGGAAATGGAACTCGACCAGGCACTGTCGTCGCGGGATACCATCAAGGCGCGTCTCAAAGCCGGCGTTGCCGACGAAGCGCTGGACTGGGGACTGACCGTCAAATCGGTCGAAATCCAGGACATCAAACCCTCGCAGTCGATGCAGCGCGCGATGGAAATGCAGGCCTCGGCCGAGCGGGAACGCAAGGCGATGGTCACCCGTGCCGAAGGCGAGAAGCAGTCGATGATCCTCACCGCCGAAGCACGCCTGGAATCCGCCAAACGCGATGCCGCAGCGCAGGTGACCCTTGCCGAAGCATCCTCGCAGGCGATCACGAAGGTGAATCGTGCTTTTGGCGACAACGAACTGCCGATGCTCTACCTGCTCGGCGAGAAATACATCACCAGTCTCAGCAAGATCGCTGAATCCGACAACGCCAAGGTCGTCCTCCTGCCTGCCGACATTCAGAGCACTTTGCGCGGACTTTTTCAGCGAGTAACCAAGAACGGTCAGTGA